A single window of Terriglobia bacterium DNA harbors:
- a CDS encoding DUF2157 domain-containing protein translates to MTPRWERALQRWVEAGVLEGVVADRIRVFEADRSRKTGMRWPVILALAFGGLMLGAGVLLFVSAHWDRLSPALRLAVVLSMVALFHVAAAFVRDRFEVLGITLNAVGTAALGGGIFLTAQIFNLQENWPSGLMLWTLGAWLAWILLRDWPQLTMAAVLTPAWLVGEWTVKTEGVGLRADRIMFLGIAFLAFSFLSARTRESDSIYRRALVWVGGLALFPSIAFLIEQRHRFKYDYFYGSPQSVSTQLLVVGWLAAIVLPLVVAYFLRGRSSWANLLAVAWVFPLAFMLDPIWNLFIYVWCAVGSVGLVAWGLREAQKSRINLGVIGFALTVLFFYFSSVMDKFGRSISLIGLGVLFLAGGLALERTRRHLVARIVEVKP, encoded by the coding sequence ATGACACCACGTTGGGAGAGGGCGCTTCAGCGGTGGGTCGAGGCGGGAGTTCTGGAAGGCGTCGTAGCGGATAGGATTCGGGTATTTGAAGCCGACCGCAGCCGCAAGACCGGCATGCGCTGGCCGGTCATTCTGGCGCTGGCATTCGGAGGACTCATGTTGGGCGCGGGTGTGCTCCTGTTCGTTTCGGCGCACTGGGACAGGCTTTCGCCCGCGTTGCGGCTGGCCGTGGTCCTGTCGATGGTCGCTCTGTTTCATGTCGCGGCTGCTTTCGTCAGGGATCGATTTGAGGTCCTGGGGATTACCCTGAACGCCGTCGGTACCGCGGCCCTGGGTGGCGGCATCTTTCTGACTGCTCAAATTTTTAACTTGCAGGAGAATTGGCCGAGCGGGCTCATGCTGTGGACCTTGGGGGCGTGGCTCGCCTGGATCCTGCTGCGAGATTGGCCTCAACTGACGATGGCCGCGGTGTTGACGCCCGCATGGCTGGTGGGCGAATGGACGGTGAAGACCGAAGGCGTCGGTCTCAGAGCAGATCGCATCATGTTTCTGGGAATTGCCTTTTTGGCCTTTTCTTTCCTTTCGGCCCGGACACGGGAAAGTGACAGCATCTACCGGCGGGCTCTCGTCTGGGTCGGTGGGCTGGCTTTGTTTCCTTCGATCGCGTTCCTCATTGAACAGCGACATCGATTCAAGTACGACTACTTTTACGGCAGCCCTCAATCTGTCTCCACACAGCTTCTCGTCGTGGGGTGGCTGGCGGCAATCGTCCTCCCCCTGGTCGTGGCCTATTTTTTGCGGGGACGGAGCAGTTGGGCAAATCTTCTGGCTGTGGCCTGGGTCTTCCCCCTGGCCTTCATGTTAGATCCGATATGGAACCTCTTTATCTATGTTTGGTGCGCCGTGGGATCGGTCGGGCTCGTCGCCTGGGGTCTGCGGGAAGCCCAGAAAAGCCGCATCAATCTGGGGGTCATAGGATTTGCATTGACGGTGCTTTTCTTCTACTTCTCAAGTGTCATGGATAAATTCGGCCGGTCAATCAGCCTGATCGGCCTTGGAGTGTTGTTCCTGGCTGGTGGGTTGGCCCTTGAACGAACCCGTCGACATCTCGTCGCGCGGATTGTGGAGGTGAAACCATGA